A section of the Candidatus Chlorohelix allophototropha genome encodes:
- a CDS encoding M91 family zinc metallopeptidase codes for MDKKTQPHNKSASDRKSLFSETAQIEQVEKPPEFRSTSNLIQLQNKRPAISGPVTPEKILSLQRTVGNRVVQRLLFPNQIHPTQELNRQIGAIDPEIQRTLPEAATYTNLDPTDALLVAVGTAVQNYNTVVSDKLKTAAQYQTAMNRLQGVDRAIYVWFNQVSGVNQRLSASPHYATVKSLTSATEKEHEKLIDSTKNMLDVLPFDDIGLLEPEKTQLKTLWQEIVNNRGKIQILGSTSYKKRVRAELAKILSSPTGRRMLTFLNTPKPGEIRGSLQAKLNNIYISEKLTNLPKDVRKASPDLVEQIGSEATPLGIKDLDPLRSIEAVTEVTSSPIDPLAAPLDATEYPSVDSTHLSNVREAAWGGTARGFAINGKKYTFNANTTGAYVTSFPGQSLDAAKGTRNEIFNPSWVTLGHELGHAANFKAGATTLKKNELLDPLTNNNPDSMIWDNPEELLNIENVENALRNESGLTEREGHQPPAWAGNLVRPIRAALEKPLNELYQSDAAWYDLPQWFTLYTKIHSQTKAAELLDVDRHQELQDEVEAFKIKWTPKKFNAWKKKVALH; via the coding sequence ATGGATAAAAAAACTCAACCCCATAATAAATCCGCTTCGGACAGAAAATCGCTTTTTTCAGAAACTGCCCAGATAGAACAGGTTGAAAAACCGCCGGAGTTTAGGTCTACCAGTAACCTGATACAACTTCAAAACAAGCGTCCGGCGATATCAGGCCCGGTGACACCAGAAAAAATTCTGTCCCTTCAGCGCACAGTAGGCAACCGTGTCGTGCAACGCCTGCTGTTTCCAAACCAGATCCACCCGACTCAAGAGCTAAACCGTCAAATTGGAGCCATTGATCCCGAGATACAACGGACTTTGCCTGAGGCTGCAACTTATACTAACCTCGATCCAACCGATGCTTTATTAGTAGCAGTCGGCACTGCAGTACAAAACTACAATACGGTCGTGTCCGATAAACTCAAAACTGCAGCCCAGTACCAGACAGCCATGAACCGGCTACAAGGGGTAGACCGGGCAATTTATGTCTGGTTCAATCAGGTATCGGGGGTTAATCAACGTCTCAGCGCCAGCCCACACTATGCCACCGTAAAAAGTTTGACGAGTGCTACTGAAAAAGAGCACGAAAAACTGATTGATTCGACCAAGAACATGCTCGATGTGCTGCCTTTTGATGATATAGGGCTTCTAGAGCCGGAAAAAACCCAGTTAAAAACTCTCTGGCAAGAAATTGTGAACAACAGGGGGAAAATTCAGATATTAGGCTCCACCTCCTACAAAAAACGTGTGCGAGCCGAACTCGCCAAAATCCTTTCTAGCCCAACGGGTCGGAGAATGCTGACTTTCCTCAATACTCCAAAGCCTGGGGAAATAAGAGGGTCGCTTCAAGCCAAACTCAACAATATTTACATCTCCGAAAAACTAACAAATTTGCCTAAGGATGTCAGGAAAGCTTCCCCAGATTTGGTAGAGCAGATAGGATCGGAGGCTACTCCGCTGGGCATTAAGGATTTGGACCCATTACGTAGCATCGAAGCCGTTACCGAGGTAACAAGCAGCCCTATTGATCCGCTTGCTGCCCCACTGGACGCAACGGAATACCCTTCCGTTGACTCGACCCATTTATCGAACGTTCGTGAGGCGGCCTGGGGTGGAACAGCCCGTGGTTTTGCCATCAACGGCAAAAAGTATACTTTTAATGCTAACACAACAGGAGCATATGTAACCTCATTTCCAGGTCAGTCCCTGGATGCGGCCAAGGGTACTCGCAACGAAATTTTTAATCCGAGCTGGGTTACATTGGGTCACGAACTCGGACATGCTGCCAATTTTAAGGCAGGCGCAACCACTCTCAAAAAAAATGAATTATTGGATCCTCTTACCAACAACAATCCCGACTCAATGATCTGGGACAATCCAGAAGAGTTGCTCAATATCGAAAATGTAGAAAATGCTTTGCGTAACGAAAGTGGACTGACCGAACGTGAAGGGCATCAACCTCCTGCCTGGGCAGGAAATTTAGTTAGACCGATCAGAGCCGCCTTAGAAAAGCCGCTCAATGAGTTATACCAGAGTGATGCTGCATGGTATGATTTACCCCAATGGTTTACTCTTTATACTAAAATCCATAGCCAAACTAAGGCTGCTGAACTGCTCGATGTGGATAGACACCAAGAGTTACAAGATGAGGTTGAAGCTTTCAAAATAAAATGGACACCCAAAAAGTTTAACGCATGGAAAAAAAAGGTAGCCCTCCATTAG